A window of Sander vitreus isolate 19-12246 chromosome 18, sanVit1, whole genome shotgun sequence contains these coding sequences:
- the LOC144533501 gene encoding melanocortin-2 receptor accessory protein 2A-like, which produces MSDFNNRSQTSTRRSDYVWQYEYYDDEEPVSFEGLKAHRYSIVIGFWVGLAVFVIFMFFVLTLLSKTGAPHQENPDSEKRHPPSSCLVDIRAPQDENDKAFSRPLLTESRSYFHFYINEEDQRQEKQNPEDERVGKHSGARAQQRTRGISSSGMDEMEEDVEEAEGHQPLTGLIEEDSKTDRECSFFSHFNIPNFVNLEHSSTLGEDDLLYEPSVILERQSHSQDAHRDIH; this is translated from the exons ATGTCCGACTTTAACAACCGGAGCCAAACCAGCACACGTCGCAGTGACTACGTGTGGCAGTATGAATATTATGACGACGAGGAGCCCGTGTCTTTTGAGGGACTCAAAGCGCACAGAT ACTCCATCGTCATCGGCTTCTGGGTTGGACTTGCTGTCTTTGTCATTTTCATGTTCTTTGTGCTCACTCTGCTCTCAAAGACGGGAGCACCACATCAAGA AAACCCAGACTCTGAAAAGCGGCATCCACCAAGCAGCTGTCTAGTAGACATCCGCGCTCCCCAGGATGAAAATGACAAAGCCTTCTCTCGTCCATTGCTAACGGAGTCTCgttcttattttcatttctacATTAACGAGGAGGATCAGCGTCAGGAGAAGCAAAATCCAGAGGACGAGAGAGTTGGAAAGCACAGTGGGGCGCGAGCCCAGCAGCGGACCAGAGGTATCAGCTCCTCTGGGATGGACGAGATGGAAGAGGATGTTGAGGAAGCTGAGGGACACCAACCTCTCACGGGACTAATAGAGGAAGAcagtaagacagacagagaatgtTCCTTCTTTTCCCACTTCAACATCCCTAACTTTGTGAACTTGGAGCACAGTTCAACACTTGGAGAGGATGATCTGCTATATGAGCCCTCTGTCATACTGGAGCGCCAGTCTCACTCTCAAGATGCTCACCGTGACATCCACTGA
- the ripply2 gene encoding protein ripply2: protein MGTFTTKVGLTSVFNGDNVTQQSGRLWRPWTGTEDTTGAHKAHSIHGELSAAQLPKAPQFIHPVKLYWPKSRWFDYLYHEAEMLLRNYPVQATICPYEDSSSDEDSDDEEEEIEKELN from the exons ATGGGGACTTTCACTACCAAAGTTGGATTAACTTCTGTTTTTAATGGAGACAATGTGACTCAGCAGTCCGGTCGTTTGTGGAGACCATGGACTGGAACAGAGGACACAACTGGGGCGCACAAA GCTCACTCTATTCACGGAGAACTTTCTGCTGCACAACTCCCCAAAGCTCCTCAGTTCATTCACCCAGTGAA GTTGTACTGGCCGAAATCGAGATGGTTCGATTATCTGTACCATGAAGCAGAAATGCTCCTGCGCAACTATCCGGTTCAAGCGACCATCTGCCCCTACGAAGACTCCAGCAGCGATGAAGACAgcgatgatgaagaggaggagatagAAAAGGAGCTGAACTAA